A single window of Sphingobacterium sp. ML3W DNA harbors:
- a CDS encoding zinc-dependent metalloprotease — translation MNNLHFKRSSAFACLSFFSIFILNSCQLLSPLGLGKKKVVTADSTKKDSVLVYDKFLKNAKIDSGVFNVINKEKDFFFEIPLEKLEQDFLLINKISSVPLALNEAGLNKGMNYENKVIRFSLKKARKEIWASEIKPQVEVPIEDAIARSVADNFTPSFIESFKIEGYNKDSSSVIIKVNKIFDGTEKSFNDVFTNIGLGTSPKTALSIIDQMKSFDNNVVIRSILSTRVTEGNESIPISLTVTSNILELPKEAMKPRFSDPRVGYFTTPRWYFSDKQQELEKRELVTRWRLEPREEDVARYIAGELVVPKKQIVFYIDPATPQQWRKQIIEGVHDWQTAFEEAGFKDAIIAKEVPARMDFDIDDANTSAITYAASPQANAMGPSVVDPRTGEILEADVIWWHNVMTALNTWMRVQTGVIDTSVRGNVFSDEKMAHAIRFVSSHEIGHTLGLKHNMGSSYSFPVDSLRSASFTEKMGGTATSIMDYARFNYVAQPEDQVKAITPIIGLYDKYAIAWAYRWYPNKTAWEELPLLKKEIESKQDNPYYWYGEQQDHKNTVDPRSQSEDLGDNAMLAGAYGLKNLKRIMPQIINWTTIAGQDYYKAGKLYMAVIGQWYAYADHVSNNIGGIYLNNPVLGDGKDAYAPVPRQTQIEALAYLKEHVFTLPEWLFRKELMTKTFPLKDSPVGSFEYAPYTLKREFQYSLLYNLLQDQRLLRMTEMELLFGRDQAWSIEEFLKTLRQDIFAKTIAKQNLDIDARMLQQNYIDILLVTNNKSMDKLNTKKLSFVDQFMQAAKPVFCPVHGVAHGIGEENNLRNVHVSGMSRTAEMLTVKRAELIQIQKLIKAAQSSGDFTTQAHYQDLLMRINSSLNTSN, via the coding sequence ATGAATAATCTGCATTTCAAAAGAAGTTCAGCATTTGCATGCTTAAGTTTCTTTTCTATTTTCATTCTCAATTCTTGTCAGCTGCTCAGTCCTTTAGGCTTAGGTAAAAAGAAAGTTGTTACTGCTGATTCCACAAAAAAGGATTCCGTATTAGTTTATGACAAGTTTTTAAAAAATGCCAAAATTGATAGTGGTGTTTTTAATGTTATTAATAAGGAGAAGGATTTCTTCTTTGAAATTCCGCTAGAAAAATTAGAGCAAGACTTTTTATTGATCAATAAAATTTCTTCTGTGCCTTTAGCTTTGAACGAAGCAGGTTTAAATAAGGGAATGAATTATGAAAATAAAGTTATTCGTTTCTCCTTAAAGAAAGCGCGTAAAGAAATTTGGGCAAGTGAGATTAAACCACAAGTCGAAGTACCCATAGAAGATGCTATTGCACGTTCTGTGGCTGATAATTTTACCCCTTCTTTCATCGAATCATTCAAGATCGAAGGGTATAATAAAGACTCATCTTCCGTCATCATTAAGGTAAACAAGATCTTTGATGGTACTGAAAAGAGTTTCAATGATGTATTTACCAATATTGGATTAGGAACCTCACCAAAGACGGCACTATCCATTATCGATCAAATGAAATCCTTTGATAATAATGTCGTAATCCGTTCGATATTATCGACACGCGTAACGGAAGGAAACGAATCTATTCCAATCAGTTTGACGGTGACAAGTAATATCTTGGAATTACCAAAAGAAGCAATGAAACCACGTTTCTCAGATCCAAGAGTGGGTTACTTTACCACACCTCGGTGGTATTTTTCTGATAAACAACAAGAACTTGAAAAAAGAGAATTAGTAACGCGCTGGCGCTTAGAGCCTCGCGAAGAAGACGTGGCACGTTATATAGCAGGAGAATTGGTTGTTCCTAAAAAACAAATCGTATTCTATATCGATCCAGCGACACCACAGCAATGGCGTAAACAAATTATTGAAGGTGTGCACGATTGGCAAACAGCATTTGAAGAAGCCGGTTTTAAAGATGCTATTATTGCAAAAGAAGTCCCTGCTAGAATGGACTTTGATATTGACGATGCCAACACCTCTGCTATTACCTATGCTGCTTCTCCACAAGCCAACGCAATGGGGCCTTCAGTAGTTGACCCCCGTACAGGTGAAATTTTGGAAGCTGATGTCATCTGGTGGCATAATGTGATGACGGCGTTAAATACTTGGATGCGTGTGCAGACTGGTGTTATCGATACCTCCGTTCGTGGTAATGTATTTTCAGATGAGAAGATGGCACACGCTATCCGCTTTGTATCATCACATGAGATTGGACATACCTTAGGATTGAAGCATAATATGGGTTCTTCGTATAGTTTTCCAGTAGATTCACTACGATCAGCTTCTTTCACAGAAAAGATGGGTGGTACGGCGACATCTATCATGGATTATGCTCGCTTTAACTATGTGGCGCAACCCGAAGATCAAGTAAAAGCCATTACCCCAATTATTGGTTTATACGATAAATATGCAATTGCTTGGGCATACCGTTGGTATCCGAATAAAACGGCTTGGGAAGAACTTCCTTTGCTTAAGAAAGAGATAGAATCGAAACAAGATAATCCATACTATTGGTATGGAGAACAACAGGATCATAAGAATACAGTGGACCCAAGATCGCAATCCGAGGATCTTGGCGATAATGCGATGCTGGCGGGTGCTTATGGTTTGAAAAATTTGAAACGCATAATGCCCCAAATTATTAATTGGACAACTATTGCTGGTCAGGACTACTATAAAGCAGGCAAATTATACATGGCTGTTATCGGACAATGGTATGCTTATGCGGATCATGTTTCGAATAATATTGGTGGTATTTATTTAAATAATCCAGTTCTAGGAGACGGTAAAGATGCTTACGCACCAGTCCCTCGTCAGACCCAAATAGAAGCATTAGCGTATTTGAAGGAGCATGTTTTCACCTTGCCCGAATGGTTGTTCCGCAAGGAGTTGATGACGAAAACATTTCCTTTGAAAGATAGCCCAGTAGGATCATTTGAATATGCACCCTATACATTAAAGAGAGAATTCCAATATAGTTTGTTATACAACTTGCTTCAGGATCAACGGCTATTGCGTATGACGGAAATGGAATTACTTTTCGGACGTGATCAAGCTTGGAGTATTGAGGAATTCTTGAAAACATTGCGTCAGGATATTTTTGCAAAAACGATTGCAAAGCAAAATTTAGATATCGATGCACGCATGTTACAACAAAACTATATTGATATTTTGTTGGTAACGAACAATAAAAGTATGGATAAGCTAAATACAAAAAAATTATCTTTTGTAGACCAATTCATGCAAGCGGCAAAACCTGTTTTCTGTCCTGTACATGGTGTAGCTCATGGAATTGGTGAAGAGAACAATTTACGTAATGTTCATGTTTCTGGTATGAGTAGAACAGCAGAAATGTTAACAGTAAAACGTGCTGAATTGATTCAAATTCAAAAATTAATTAAAGCAGCACAATCTTCAGGCGATTTCACTACTCAGGCTCATTATCAAGACTTATTGATGCGTATCAATAGTTCTTTAAATACAAGTAATTAA
- the sufB gene encoding Fe-S cluster assembly protein SufB has product MSTKDDDLLKELELEEYKYGFTTDIEMEFAPIGLTEDTVRFISAKKNEPEWLLEWRLKAFRHFQTLKMPKWQNFETPEVDFQGISYYAAPKAKPQLNSLDEVDPELLSTFAKLGIPLDEQKILAGVVAVDAVFDSVSVKTTFREKLKEQGVIFCSFGEAVQEYPELIKKYLGTVVPQTDNIYAALNSAVFSDGSFVYIPKGVRCPMELSTYFRINAQNTGQFERTLIVAEEGAYVSYLEGCTAPMRDENQLHAAVVELIAEKDAEIKYSTVQNWYPGDKDGKGGIFNFVTKRGICKGDNSKISWTQVETGSAITWKYPGVILKGDNSVGEFYSVAMTRNMQVADTGTKMIHIGKNTKSKIISKGISAGRSHNSYRGLVKIGPNADNARNFTQCDSLLIGDRCGAHTFPYIENRNNTATLEHEATTSKIGEDQVFYLNQRGIDSEKAVGLIVNGYAKEVLNQLPMEFAVEAQKLLAISLEGSVG; this is encoded by the coding sequence ATGAGTACTAAAGACGACGATTTACTAAAAGAGCTGGAGCTCGAGGAATATAAATACGGGTTCACAACAGACATCGAAATGGAATTTGCGCCGATTGGTCTTACAGAAGACACCGTGCGTTTTATTTCAGCTAAGAAGAACGAACCTGAATGGTTATTGGAGTGGAGATTGAAAGCATTCCGTCATTTTCAGACCCTAAAAATGCCTAAATGGCAAAATTTTGAAACACCTGAGGTTGATTTTCAAGGCATTTCATATTATGCGGCGCCGAAGGCAAAGCCGCAATTAAATAGTTTGGACGAGGTAGACCCTGAATTGTTGTCTACTTTTGCGAAACTAGGAATTCCTTTGGATGAACAGAAAATTTTAGCAGGAGTTGTAGCCGTAGATGCTGTATTTGATTCAGTGTCTGTGAAAACAACTTTCCGTGAAAAATTGAAAGAACAGGGTGTGATTTTTTGTTCTTTTGGGGAGGCTGTTCAAGAGTATCCCGAATTAATAAAAAAATATCTGGGAACAGTAGTTCCTCAAACCGATAATATTTATGCCGCATTAAATTCAGCTGTGTTTTCAGATGGATCTTTTGTTTACATACCAAAAGGCGTTCGTTGCCCAATGGAACTGTCAACATATTTCCGTATCAATGCGCAAAATACAGGTCAATTTGAGCGTACATTAATTGTAGCTGAAGAAGGTGCTTACGTTTCCTATTTGGAAGGTTGTACTGCCCCAATGCGTGATGAAAATCAATTACACGCAGCTGTAGTTGAATTAATCGCTGAGAAAGACGCTGAAATAAAATATTCTACGGTACAAAACTGGTATCCTGGTGATAAAGATGGTAAAGGTGGTATTTTCAACTTCGTAACGAAGCGTGGTATCTGTAAAGGGGATAATAGTAAAATCTCATGGACACAGGTCGAGACGGGATCTGCAATTACATGGAAATATCCAGGCGTAATCTTAAAAGGTGACAACTCAGTAGGTGAGTTTTATTCAGTAGCGATGACGCGTAATATGCAAGTAGCAGATACGGGTACGAAGATGATTCACATCGGAAAGAATACCAAATCAAAAATTATTTCTAAAGGAATTTCTGCAGGTAGAAGCCATAATAGCTATAGAGGATTGGTGAAAATTGGTCCTAATGCCGATAATGCAAGAAACTTTACACAATGTGACTCGCTATTGATTGGAGACCGTTGTGGTGCGCATACATTCCCTTACATCGAGAATCGTAATAATACAGCAACTTTGGAGCATGAGGCTACTACTTCGAAAATCGGAGAGGATCAAGTCTTTTATCTAAATCAACGTGGTATCGATTCGGAAAAGGCGGTAGGTCTTATTGTCAATGGTTACGCAAAAGAAGTGTTAAACCAATTGCCAATGGAGTTTGCAGTAGAAGCACAGAAATTGTTAGCGATTTCATTAGAAGGTTCAGTAGGATAG
- the ung gene encoding uracil-DNA glycosylase, producing MEKRFDKSWEPILEPLLDQPDMVELTFFVQQARDNGLVFPPKEDVFNAFKFTTFGALKVVILGQDPYHNDGQAHGLSFSVPKGIPLPPSLKNIFKELETDIPDFKIPPSGDLSYWAKQGVLLLNATLTVNAHLAGSHQKKGWEKFTDQVIQKISDEKEALVFMLWGAYAQKKANLIDSNKHLILKTVHPSPLSVYRGFFGSRHFSQANYFLEKHGEKPIDWKLV from the coding sequence ATGGAAAAACGTTTTGATAAATCTTGGGAGCCTATTTTGGAACCGCTTTTAGATCAGCCTGATATGGTTGAACTTACTTTTTTTGTGCAGCAAGCAAGGGACAATGGACTTGTGTTTCCTCCTAAAGAAGATGTATTCAATGCTTTTAAATTCACCACCTTTGGCGCTTTGAAAGTCGTGATATTAGGCCAAGATCCCTATCATAATGACGGGCAAGCGCATGGTTTATCATTTTCAGTTCCTAAAGGAATCCCCTTACCACCGTCGTTGAAAAATATATTCAAAGAATTGGAAACAGATATTCCAGATTTTAAGATACCGCCATCAGGCGATTTATCTTATTGGGCCAAGCAAGGCGTACTCTTGTTAAACGCGACCTTAACCGTTAATGCCCATTTGGCAGGCTCTCATCAGAAAAAAGGATGGGAAAAGTTTACCGATCAGGTTATTCAAAAGATTTCAGATGAAAAAGAAGCGCTTGTATTTATGTTGTGGGGAGCTTATGCGCAGAAAAAAGCAAACTTAATCGATTCCAATAAGCATCTAATTTTAAAGACCGTACATCCTTCACCACTATCTGTTTATCGTGGTTTCTTTGGATCAAGACACTTTTCACAGGCTAATTATTTTTTAGAAAAACATGGAGAGAAGCCAATAGATTGGAAATTGGTTTAG
- a CDS encoding sensor histidine kinase, with amino-acid sequence MQQSLFSLKRNRFLIFGLAIICTLVVYLLMFRVIDQRLEEFNTRFLKEISLEKAQLVQKEFDDFERTFQLMGIAADENQQGFINKLIEQGDVSQFILSYSFWKSSGAYFSKEFEWYENPNVSVPTQVASEISNGFKSVRFIQVQSDKYLEVFIKTRTGILQLILDLNRLNTYVANQKIGMRAYFELYDQDGICLMHPDLARVGEKKKKNFVSYPVKDSTILSEYLILDVIVNEYKLKGIFSENKFFVNVLLLTTQDDVHSISRVSFFLGAIGIGIMLFCMFLMDLQNRKAKRLSLRNLEYQKEDALLRFENLKRKVDPHFLFNALGSLQQLIGKDPVQAKVFVGKMAKVYRKFLSGDDSGLATIREEVVLAEEYFFLQKIRFVDTLNPLEISISQEALALSIPRFSLQILIENAIKHNELSKMQPLTIVITEMGGRIAVKNSVLLKKSDMDSAGYGTHMIAHVYDFYHVQGFEIQQTETHFTVYLPPIPIDSQ; translated from the coding sequence ATGCAACAATCTTTATTTTCTCTTAAACGCAATCGCTTTCTAATCTTTGGTTTAGCGATTATTTGTACTCTAGTTGTCTATTTGCTCATGTTTCGAGTGATTGACCAACGATTGGAGGAATTTAATACGCGATTCTTGAAGGAGATATCACTTGAAAAGGCACAGCTTGTTCAGAAGGAATTTGATGACTTTGAGCGTACCTTTCAGTTGATGGGGATTGCGGCAGATGAGAATCAACAAGGCTTTATCAATAAATTGATAGAACAAGGTGATGTGAGTCAATTTATTCTATCCTACTCCTTCTGGAAGAGTAGTGGTGCGTATTTTTCGAAAGAATTTGAATGGTATGAGAATCCAAATGTGAGCGTTCCTACCCAAGTTGCAAGTGAAATTTCAAACGGTTTTAAATCTGTCAGATTTATTCAAGTTCAAAGCGATAAGTACTTGGAGGTTTTCATAAAAACAAGGACTGGAATACTTCAATTGATTTTAGATCTGAATCGATTGAATACCTATGTTGCCAATCAGAAAATAGGTATGCGTGCATATTTCGAATTATACGATCAAGATGGGATATGTTTGATGCATCCTGATTTAGCTAGAGTAGGGGAAAAGAAAAAAAAGAATTTTGTGAGCTATCCAGTAAAAGATAGCACTATTTTATCTGAATATCTGATTCTTGATGTAATTGTGAACGAGTATAAGCTTAAAGGGATATTTTCGGAAAATAAGTTTTTTGTCAATGTACTTTTGCTCACAACTCAAGACGATGTGCATAGTATAAGTAGGGTGAGTTTTTTCCTTGGAGCAATTGGTATAGGGATAATGCTTTTCTGTATGTTTTTGATGGATCTACAAAATAGAAAGGCCAAACGCTTAAGTCTTAGAAATCTGGAATATCAAAAAGAAGATGCATTGTTACGTTTTGAGAATCTGAAGCGTAAAGTTGATCCCCACTTCCTCTTCAACGCCCTCGGCTCATTGCAGCAGTTGATTGGGAAAGATCCAGTGCAAGCAAAAGTTTTTGTTGGAAAAATGGCGAAAGTATACCGTAAATTTTTAAGTGGCGATGATTCTGGTTTAGCGACCATACGTGAAGAGGTAGTACTTGCTGAAGAATATTTCTTCTTGCAAAAAATTCGCTTCGTCGATACGCTCAATCCATTGGAGATCTCTATTTCTCAAGAAGCGTTAGCTTTAAGTATTCCAAGGTTCAGTTTGCAGATTTTGATTGAAAATGCGATTAAGCATAATGAACTCAGTAAGATGCAGCCATTGACGATTGTTATCACTGAAATGGGTGGTCGAATTGCTGTGAAAAATAGTGTTTTGTTAAAAAAATCAGATATGGATTCTGCAGGTTATGGTACGCATATGATTGCACATGTCTATGATTTTTATCATGTTCAAGGCTTTGAGATACAGCAGACTGAAACTCACTTTACGGTTTATTTACCTCCTATACCAATTGATAGTCAATAA
- a CDS encoding Lrp/AsnC family transcriptional regulator, translating to MPFLPDKTDLKILKLLQENGRITNLQLASSIGLSPAPTLERVRKLENSGFIKSYHAFVDEEKLGLGIKSFIQISLDFHTHNAIPEFVAAVKMIPEVTECHHVTGSCDFMLKVYVKDIKAYETVIMEKIAKIPFVKTFQTMMIMSTSKKEPIIPLEY from the coding sequence ATGCCTTTTTTACCAGATAAAACAGATTTAAAAATCTTAAAGCTATTACAAGAGAATGGCCGAATCACAAACTTGCAATTAGCATCTAGCATAGGGCTTTCTCCTGCTCCAACATTGGAACGTGTTAGAAAACTTGAAAACTCGGGATTTATCAAAAGCTATCATGCCTTTGTTGATGAAGAAAAATTGGGATTGGGTATTAAATCATTCATCCAAATCTCCTTGGATTTCCATACACACAATGCTATTCCTGAATTTGTAGCTGCTGTCAAGATGATTCCAGAAGTTACAGAATGTCATCACGTTACTGGGAGTTGCGATTTTATGCTGAAGGTCTATGTCAAGGATATTAAAGCATACGAGACTGTGATTATGGAAAAAATCGCTAAAATTCCTTTCGTAAAAACTTTTCAGACCATGATGATCATGTCTACGAGTAAGAAGGAGCCTATTATTCCATTGGAATATTAA
- the sufC gene encoding Fe-S cluster assembly ATPase SufC, with product MLSIKNLHASVDGKQILKGLNLEVKAGEIHAIMGPNGAGKSTLGNVLAGRDVYEVTEGEALLENVDLLELSPEDRAREGLFLAFQYPIEIPGVSNINFLKTAVNDIRAYKGLPPMEAKEFLKMVKEKQQLVEFSANLANRSLNEGFSGGEKKRNEIFQLAMLNPKLAILDETDSGLDIDALRIVANGVNQLRSEGNAFVVITHYQRLLDYIVPDVVHVLYNGRIVKSGPKELALELEEKGYDWLKELDAQNA from the coding sequence ATGTTAAGTATAAAAAATTTACACGCGTCTGTAGACGGCAAACAAATTTTAAAGGGTTTAAATCTGGAAGTAAAAGCAGGTGAGATTCATGCAATCATGGGTCCAAACGGTGCTGGAAAAAGTACTTTAGGAAATGTTTTAGCCGGTCGTGATGTGTACGAAGTGACAGAAGGTGAAGCTTTGTTGGAGAATGTTGATTTATTGGAGTTATCTCCAGAAGATCGCGCTCGTGAGGGCTTGTTTTTAGCTTTTCAGTACCCAATCGAAATACCAGGAGTATCGAATATTAACTTTTTGAAGACAGCTGTCAACGATATTCGCGCATATAAAGGTTTGCCTCCAATGGAAGCAAAAGAATTCTTGAAAATGGTGAAAGAAAAGCAACAATTAGTGGAGTTTTCTGCTAATTTGGCTAATCGTTCATTGAATGAAGGCTTCTCAGGTGGTGAGAAAAAGCGTAATGAAATCTTCCAATTGGCGATGTTGAACCCTAAATTAGCAATTTTGGATGAAACAGATTCAGGTCTAGATATTGATGCATTACGTATTGTAGCAAATGGTGTAAATCAATTGCGTTCAGAAGGAAATGCTTTTGTTGTCATCACACACTACCAACGTCTTTTAGATTATATCGTGCCTGATGTGGTTCACGTATTGTACAACGGACGTATTGTGAAGTCCGGTCCTAAAGAATTAGCTTTAGAATTGGAAGAAAAAGGTTACGATTGGTTAAAAGAATTAGACGCACAAAACGCATAG
- a CDS encoding DUF6695 family protein, with translation MTNNTVSYHDFAFILSWPDATIRGDEKWMMFFKKIGIVKNLNFKVGHTGIVLVSAQTGELLYYDFGRYISPRGYGRTRSKESDPLLNIQIKATFNGDNISNVAAIASHFETMKMAMQGSGELYFSIVKGLNFTQAKTFADKWVEIGSYPYGAVAKGNNNCSRFITRLLFAASKEFHWSHPINFPETIKASPISNIVNSAENKMIYSYSSQYGLQKFRMSRVQSLLFLIKKLSENVYSKQAALLPEDISIGGMLHKHKPIDIPESAQYLGGVGEGAWFDFTLLKSNQLLIQRFTITGILEYAIIGEAEEKLMSTANIKITYDSHLLVTHILQNEKKIKIRHLQHISMPELESLLKEELIA, from the coding sequence ATGACAAATAATACCGTATCATATCATGATTTTGCTTTCATCCTCTCTTGGCCTGATGCCACGATAAGGGGAGATGAGAAATGGATGATGTTTTTCAAAAAAATAGGGATTGTTAAAAATCTGAATTTCAAAGTTGGACATACCGGAATTGTCCTTGTCTCTGCTCAGACAGGAGAATTATTATATTATGATTTTGGTCGATACATTTCACCTCGAGGATACGGCAGAACTAGATCAAAGGAATCAGACCCACTGTTGAATATTCAGATAAAAGCGACCTTCAATGGCGATAACATTTCAAATGTAGCAGCAATTGCGTCTCACTTTGAAACTATGAAGATGGCTATGCAAGGAAGTGGGGAGCTGTACTTTTCTATTGTAAAGGGACTTAATTTCACACAAGCAAAAACATTTGCCGACAAGTGGGTCGAAATCGGATCATATCCTTATGGCGCAGTTGCGAAAGGCAACAATAACTGTTCGCGTTTCATTACACGATTACTTTTTGCTGCTTCTAAAGAATTTCACTGGTCGCACCCGATTAATTTCCCCGAAACGATAAAGGCGAGTCCTATTAGTAACATTGTCAACTCGGCAGAAAACAAGATGATTTACAGCTACTCGTCGCAATACGGTTTACAAAAATTCCGGATGTCACGTGTACAGTCTCTGCTATTTCTGATTAAAAAGCTAAGCGAGAATGTCTACAGCAAACAAGCTGCTTTACTACCAGAAGACATTAGTATAGGCGGCATGCTTCATAAGCATAAACCAATCGATATACCTGAAAGCGCACAATACTTGGGAGGTGTGGGCGAAGGTGCATGGTTTGACTTTACCCTTCTTAAAAGCAATCAGCTATTGATTCAAAGATTTACAATTACCGGGATTCTTGAATATGCTATTATTGGTGAAGCTGAAGAAAAGTTAATGTCTACAGCAAACATAAAAATCACTTACGACAGTCACCTTTTAGTCACCCATATCTTACAAAATGAAAAGAAGATAAAAATTAGACATCTACAACACATTTCTATGCCCGAACTAGAATCATTACTCAAAGAAGAACTGATTGCCTAA
- a CDS encoding tetratricopeptide repeat protein, which yields MSNLVRIIISSVLLIGTVALFWIGQWGWGILGIFLTIIGFVTVFFHEYMLLAQWFLRKQDMPKAEKWLNKITNYEKQLIPAQYGYYNMLIGLIESQRAPMQAEKYFKKALTLGLHMDHNIALAKLSLAGIAMAKRNKREAEKYLQEAKKADKSKLLSDQIKMMKDQMGMMDRQQIRYSR from the coding sequence ATGTCAAATCTTGTAAGAATTATTATTAGCAGTGTGCTATTGATCGGAACTGTCGCCTTATTTTGGATTGGTCAATGGGGATGGGGTATTTTAGGGATATTCTTGACAATAATCGGATTTGTCACCGTATTCTTCCATGAATATATGCTATTGGCGCAATGGTTTCTGCGCAAGCAAGATATGCCAAAGGCAGAAAAATGGTTAAATAAGATCACTAACTATGAAAAACAATTGATTCCAGCACAATATGGTTACTACAACATGCTGATTGGATTGATCGAATCGCAACGTGCTCCAATGCAGGCTGAAAAATATTTCAAAAAAGCGTTAACTTTAGGTCTACATATGGACCACAACATCGCTTTAGCTAAACTAAGCTTAGCGGGTATCGCTATGGCAAAACGTAACAAACGAGAAGCAGAGAAATATTTGCAGGAGGCTAAAAAAGCAGATAAGAGTAAATTGTTATCTGATCAAATCAAAATGATGAAAGATCAAATGGGCATGATGGATCGCCAACAGATTCGTTATAGCAGATAA
- the sufD gene encoding Fe-S cluster assembly protein SufD, with the protein MNTLVSESLLQQVLSSFQEQGTEPTFLSAIRQQAFDRFSAVGFPTVKDEEWKYTNIHKLIDQSYVLNSDVDIEGLDFSAGEIPNLDAHRIVLVNGQYMLSFSSLEEENGLIVKTMEDAVEEPAFKAHFAQYADKTTNPFVALNTAGYTNGVFVALAKNTILSKPIHIIHVATGQEDFFSQTRNLIVVEANAEVEIIESYMTADGAAKNIQNKVSEIVVKENAKMQHYYLQVAASVSHYFNHTEIYQEKYSLYNNYNCNFPGASFIRNNINVRLDAENVESHLYGINLTDDKQLVDNHTEVDHMKPHCESYEWYKNITQGESTAVFNGKIFVREDAQKTNAFQQNNNLLISDKSAVYTKPQLEIFADDVKCSHGCTIGQFDNDALFYLRARGIGEEAARILLVHAFAFDVTSRFSNQVVRQYVEELVEESLTSK; encoded by the coding sequence ATGAATACATTAGTTTCAGAATCATTACTTCAACAAGTGTTGAGCAGTTTTCAAGAGCAAGGGACAGAGCCTACATTTTTGTCGGCAATACGTCAACAAGCTTTTGATCGCTTTTCTGCAGTTGGCTTTCCTACCGTGAAAGATGAAGAGTGGAAATACACCAATATTCATAAGCTTATCGATCAATCATATGTATTGAATTCGGATGTGGATATTGAAGGGTTAGATTTTAGTGCTGGTGAAATTCCGAATTTGGATGCACACCGCATCGTATTAGTTAACGGTCAATACATGCTTTCATTCTCTTCGTTGGAAGAGGAGAACGGTCTTATCGTTAAAACTATGGAAGATGCTGTGGAAGAGCCTGCTTTTAAAGCTCATTTTGCACAGTATGCAGACAAAACAACGAATCCATTCGTAGCATTGAATACTGCAGGGTATACAAACGGTGTTTTTGTAGCATTAGCGAAAAACACAATCTTGTCAAAACCAATCCATATTATTCACGTTGCGACAGGTCAAGAAGATTTCTTTTCGCAAACGCGTAATTTGATTGTTGTGGAGGCAAATGCTGAAGTAGAGATTATCGAGTCTTATATGACCGCAGATGGTGCTGCTAAAAACATTCAGAATAAAGTTTCTGAGATTGTTGTGAAAGAGAATGCTAAAATGCAACATTATTATTTGCAAGTAGCAGCCTCAGTAAGCCACTACTTTAATCATACCGAAATCTATCAAGAGAAGTACAGTTTATATAACAACTATAACTGTAATTTCCCAGGTGCATCATTTATTAGAAATAATATCAATGTACGTCTTGATGCTGAAAATGTGGAGAGTCACCTATATGGTATCAACTTGACAGATGATAAGCAATTGGTAGATAACCATACAGAAGTGGATCATATGAAACCTCATTGTGAATCATACGAATGGTATAAAAACATAACACAGGGCGAATCGACAGCTGTTTTTAACGGAAAGATTTTCGTTCGTGAAGATGCACAAAAAACGAACGCATTTCAACAAAATAATAACTTGTTGATTTCTGATAAATCAGCGGTTTACACAAAACCTCAATTGGAAATTTTTGCTGATGATGTGAAGTGTTCGCACGGTTGTACCATTGGTCAGTTTGACAACGATGCCCTTTTCTACCTAAGAGCAAGAGGTATCGGTGAAGAAGCCGCACGTATCTTATTGGTACATGCTTTCGCATTTGATGTTACAAGCAGATTCTCGAATCAGGTTGTTCGTCAATATGTAGAAGAGCTGGTTGAAGAAAGCTTGACAAGCAAATAG